The Oncorhynchus tshawytscha isolate Ot180627B linkage group LG05, Otsh_v2.0, whole genome shotgun sequence genome includes a window with the following:
- the dio1 gene encoding type I iodothyronine deiodinase: protein MILIWKWFIYLSMPCLFCFAFMQFVFLTLLNLISRSLTKKLILKMGEKVTMTQNPKFKYEDWGPTFMSWNFVKTILGHMWTNVGQEAFVGNNAPDSPVITLDGKITSIYNYLKDNRPLVLSFGSCTUPPFMYKLCEFKQLVKDFGDVADFLVVYIAEAHSTDGWVFANNVDITKHRNQEERLAAAQFLVKEDPLCPIVVDEMKDTTASKYGAIPERLYVLQAGKVVYKGKIGPRGYSPEEVRSFLEKMK from the exons ATGATATTAATATGGAAATGGTTCATTTATCTGTCAATGCCATGTTTATTTTGCTTTGCGTTCATGCAATTTGTCTTTCTCACGCTTCTGAATTTGATTTCACGAAGCTTGACCAAGAAACTTATCTTAAAAATGGGCGAAAAGGTAACTATGACCCAGAATCCGAAGTTCAAGTATGAAGATTGGGGACCGACTTTTATGTCATGGAATTTTGTCAAGACCATCCTAGGGCACATGTGGACTAATGTCGGTCAAGAAGCTTTTGTGGGCAACAATGCTCCCGACTCACCAGTGATTACATTGGACGGCAAGATTACCAGTATCTACAACTATTTGAAAG ACAACAGACCACTGGTGTTGAGTTTTGGAAGTTGTACCTGACCCCCGTTCATGTATAAACTTTGCGAGTTCAAGCAACTCGTCAAGGACTTCGGCGATGTGGCAGACTTCCTGGTGGTCTACATTGCCGAGGCGCATTCAACAG ATGGTTGGGTCTTTGCCAACAACGTTGACATTACTAAACACCGAAACCAGGAGGAGCGGCTGGCTGCAGCACAGTTCCTGGTCAAAGAGGACCCCCTGTGCCCCATCGTAGTGGATGAAATGAAAGACACCACAGCTAGTAAATATGGTGCTATTCCAGAGCGGCTGTATGTGCTGCAGGCAGGAAAGGTTGTTTATAAG GGAAAGATTGGGCCAAGAGGCTACAGCCCTGAGGAGGTGCGTTCCTTCCTGGAGAAAATGAAGTAG